From Halomarina salina, the proteins below share one genomic window:
- a CDS encoding ABC transporter ATP-binding protein: MLTVSNVTKRFGGLTAVDSVDFTIDDREVVGLIGPNGAGKTTLFNTIAGVYPADEGSITFDGTELVGRKPHQVARLGIARTFQTARTFNESTVLDNVLTGAVFGKDDAASLDEEREAAWEYLEFIGLEDQAHNLASELTLADRKQLELAKGLASKPRLILVDEIGSGLTPSEIQDLSRTLQRVRSELGVSVFWIEHVMDAIMSATDRIIVLNQGAKIADATPAEVRQDPHVAEAYLGGVEASS; encoded by the coding sequence ATGTTAACGGTCAGCAATGTGACCAAGCGGTTCGGGGGGCTCACCGCCGTCGACTCGGTCGACTTCACCATCGACGACCGGGAGGTCGTCGGACTCATCGGTCCGAACGGGGCCGGGAAGACCACGCTGTTCAACACCATCGCCGGGGTCTACCCTGCTGACGAGGGGTCGATAACGTTCGACGGCACGGAACTCGTCGGGCGGAAACCCCACCAGGTCGCCCGCCTCGGCATCGCCCGCACGTTCCAGACGGCCCGGACGTTCAACGAGTCGACGGTCCTCGACAACGTCCTGACGGGAGCCGTCTTCGGGAAGGACGACGCGGCCTCCCTCGACGAGGAGCGCGAGGCGGCCTGGGAGTACCTGGAGTTCATCGGCCTGGAGGACCAGGCGCACAACCTGGCGAGCGAGTTGACGCTCGCCGACCGCAAGCAACTCGAACTGGCGAAGGGGCTCGCGTCGAAGCCGCGGCTCATCCTGGTCGACGAGATCGGGAGCGGGCTGACCCCGTCGGAGATTCAGGACCTCTCCCGGACGCTCCAGCGCGTCCGCTCGGAGCTCGGCGTCTCCGTCTTCTGGATCGAGCACGTGATGGACGCCATCATGTCCGCCACCGACCGCATCATCGTCCTCAACCAGGGGGCGAAGATCGCCGACGCGACGCCAGCGGAGGTCCGACAGGACCCGCACGTCGCGGAGGCGTACCTGGGCGGGGTGGAGGCCTCGTCATGA
- a CDS encoding nuclear transport factor 2 family protein, translating to MAETTADDIDRKAIVLDYFRRLDRGDDFLDLFAEDARVFYPKWGVATGHDEIGAMFGDVGSTVNAMAHDYETFNYVIDGDVVVVEGTSTGESADGVEWRPDGTPGGGRWCDVFEVRDDRIQRLFIYLDPDYAGADTDRYPWL from the coding sequence ATGGCCGAGACCACTGCCGACGACATCGACCGCAAAGCCATCGTCCTCGACTACTTCCGGCGTCTGGACCGGGGCGACGACTTCCTCGACCTGTTCGCCGAGGACGCGAGGGTGTTCTATCCGAAGTGGGGCGTCGCGACCGGTCACGACGAGATCGGCGCCATGTTCGGCGACGTCGGGTCGACGGTGAACGCGATGGCCCACGACTACGAGACGTTCAACTACGTCATCGACGGCGACGTGGTCGTCGTCGAAGGGACCAGCACCGGCGAGTCCGCGGACGGCGTCGAGTGGCGGCCGGACGGAACCCCCGGTGGGGGACGCTGGTGTGACGTGTTCGAGGTGCGCGACGACCGCATCCAGCGTCTGTTCATCTACCTCGACCCGGACTACGCCGGGGCGGACACCGACCGGTACCCCTGGCTCTGA
- a CDS encoding LLM class flavin-dependent oxidoreductase, protein METFAFHLMPYQDVEEIDERHAAWPWAEYDYDPEKGAKYYDDYLGQLEYAAELGFDGVAVNEHHYNAYGLQPSPNITAANLAGRVGDTTIAFFGNLPALRENPIRLAEELAMLDNITEGNIISGFPRGIPSEYLAYGIPMEESRSRFEEAWDLIVKAWTADEPFDWDGEHFQYEQVNIWPKPYQDPHPRLWMPAESEESLRFAANKQIPIGLVFQPVETIAEKFDEYRGYADEYGWTPGDEHFSTMRAIYVADSMEKAREEAEPHLRKFYRTLTAGVHIGVTAGMMGDQPWDPDKWDTYVDELHPHGELAYNYDFEKFQDYGETIVGTPEYVVEELKRQYEVVGGFGRIVGQFHFGDLPDWKIRKSLQLYAEEVKPEVDEIGGVNPES, encoded by the coding sequence ATGGAAACCTTTGCGTTCCACCTGATGCCGTATCAGGATGTCGAGGAGATAGACGAGCGTCACGCGGCCTGGCCGTGGGCGGAGTACGACTACGACCCCGAGAAGGGAGCGAAGTACTACGACGACTACCTCGGTCAGCTCGAGTACGCCGCGGAGCTCGGATTCGACGGCGTCGCGGTCAACGAACACCACTACAACGCGTACGGTCTCCAGCCCAGTCCGAACATCACGGCCGCGAACCTCGCGGGTCGGGTCGGCGACACGACCATCGCGTTCTTCGGGAACCTGCCCGCCCTGCGCGAGAACCCGATTCGACTCGCCGAGGAACTCGCGATGCTCGACAACATCACCGAGGGGAACATCATCAGCGGGTTCCCGCGGGGCATCCCGAGCGAGTACCTGGCGTACGGCATCCCGATGGAGGAGTCCCGGAGTCGCTTCGAGGAGGCCTGGGACCTCATCGTGAAGGCGTGGACCGCCGACGAGCCGTTCGACTGGGACGGCGAGCACTTCCAGTACGAGCAGGTCAACATCTGGCCGAAGCCGTACCAGGACCCCCACCCGCGGCTCTGGATGCCCGCCGAGAGCGAGGAGTCGCTGCGGTTCGCCGCGAACAAGCAGATACCAATCGGCCTCGTCTTCCAGCCCGTCGAGACCATCGCCGAGAAGTTCGACGAGTACCGGGGGTACGCCGACGAGTACGGCTGGACGCCGGGCGACGAGCACTTCTCGACGATGCGCGCCATCTACGTCGCCGACTCGATGGAGAAGGCCCGCGAGGAGGCCGAGCCGCACCTCCGGAAGTTCTACCGGACGCTCACCGCCGGCGTCCACATCGGCGTGACCGCGGGCATGATGGGCGACCAGCCGTGGGACCCCGACAAGTGGGATACGTACGTCGACGAACTCCACCCGCACGGCGAACTCGCGTACAACTACGACTTCGAGAAGTTCCAGGACTACGGCGAGACCATCGTCGGCACCCCGGAGTACGTCGTCGAGGAGCTGAAACGGCAGTACGAGGTCGTCGGCGGGTTCGGCCGCATCGTCGGGCAGTTCCACTTCGGCGACCTGCCGGACTGGAAGATCCGGAAGAGCCTCCAGCTGTACGCCGAGGAGGTCAAACCAGAGGTCGACGAGATAGGCGGCGTGAACCCCGAGTCGTAA